A single genomic interval of uncultured Desulfobulbus sp. harbors:
- a CDS encoding ATP-binding protein codes for MNAPQAECQILSRLDAEWRRLELLCWCLAKGRRGESLGEDELEQLRQLQAEVHGLREADGVWEEALGLCLSHLEYDILAAVLAPEVEPRLGWSFQSLQAGGSQPWATRSLIQELFALDGNQAHQLRQALGPQGELRRRRLIRVQEEGPYHPIQPEPWLLGRISGRDMELPPPPGATPVRQRAQWRDLVLPPGRLAMLHEFLLWIQQRDIVVNAWQGQSVGGPVALFTGPSGTGKTFAASVLATALGWQLFRVDLGRLVSKYVGETEENLNRLFDAAHDQPMVLQFDEADALFAKRGEVKEARDRYANMEVSHLLTRIEVHSGPCILTTNLRKQLDGAFTRRFQMVVDFPRPDAEARAALWQRLLPPKAPIALEVEHDFLGAAVALTGGSIRNAALHAAYLAAGSGSPISLGHIAHAIWRELGKEGREINPQDLGPLSAYLPEELVDEH; via the coding sequence ATGAATGCGCCCCAGGCCGAATGCCAGATCCTCTCCCGACTCGATGCCGAATGGCGTCGTCTGGAGTTGCTCTGTTGGTGTCTGGCCAAGGGCAGACGGGGGGAGAGCCTGGGAGAGGACGAGTTGGAGCAGCTCCGCCAACTCCAGGCCGAGGTGCATGGCCTGAGGGAGGCGGATGGTGTCTGGGAAGAGGCCCTGGGGCTGTGCTTGTCTCACCTGGAATACGATATTCTCGCCGCTGTGCTGGCCCCGGAGGTGGAGCCCAGGCTCGGCTGGAGTTTCCAGTCCCTCCAGGCCGGGGGCAGTCAGCCCTGGGCAACGCGCAGCCTGATTCAGGAACTCTTTGCCCTGGACGGCAACCAAGCCCATCAGCTGCGCCAGGCCCTGGGGCCTCAGGGGGAGTTGCGGCGAAGGCGCCTTATTCGGGTGCAGGAGGAGGGGCCCTACCATCCCATCCAGCCCGAACCCTGGCTGCTTGGCCGGATCAGCGGCCGGGACATGGAACTGCCGCCTCCGCCCGGCGCCACACCGGTGCGCCAGCGAGCCCAATGGCGGGATCTGGTGCTGCCGCCCGGCAGGCTGGCCATGCTGCACGAATTTCTTCTCTGGATCCAGCAGCGGGACATCGTGGTCAATGCCTGGCAGGGACAGAGCGTGGGCGGTCCGGTGGCCCTGTTCACCGGTCCTTCCGGCACGGGCAAGACCTTTGCGGCCTCGGTGCTGGCCACTGCCCTTGGCTGGCAGCTTTTTCGGGTCGATCTCGGTCGCTTGGTGAGCAAGTATGTGGGCGAGACCGAGGAAAATCTCAACCGCCTTTTCGATGCGGCCCACGACCAACCCATGGTGCTCCAGTTCGACGAGGCCGACGCCCTTTTTGCCAAGCGGGGCGAGGTCAAGGAGGCCCGCGACCGCTACGCCAACATGGAGGTCAGCCACCTGCTGACCCGGATCGAGGTCCATAGCGGCCCCTGCATTCTCACCACCAACCTGCGCAAGCAGCTGGATGGCGCCTTTACCCGCCGCTTCCAGATGGTGGTCGATTTTCCCCGGCCGGATGCAGAGGCCAGGGCCGCCCTGTGGCAGCGATTGCTGCCGCCCAAGGCGCCCATTGCCCTTGAGGTGGAGCATGATTTTCTCGGCGCGGCCGTGGCCCTGACCGGGGGCTCCATTCGCAACGCCGCCCTGCATGCGGCCTACCTGGCCGCAGGGAGCGGATCACCGATCAGCCTGGGCCATATTGCCCATGCCATCTGGCGCGAACTGGGCAAGGAGGGCAGGGAGATCAATCCCCAGGACCTTGGCCCCCTGTCCGCATACCTGCCCGAGGAGCTCGTCGATGAACACTGA